One region of Clostridiales bacterium genomic DNA includes:
- a CDS encoding mechanosensitive ion channel family protein, protein MNTDTYQNALESTKDSIEDVNSAIGFSLGNLTLEKLITSAITLVICVLVIWLVMRVARRISAHSRLSESLSRFILKVLKIALEFMAILIVADSLGFNVTALLAVFSLLGLALSLSVQNCLSNAMSGITILLTRPFEDDDFVEAGDVSGTVKDIGLIYTQLCTLDNKDIYVPNSDLSASKIVNYSREPQRRVDLTFGADYTCRPEQVKAALHNAVSLVSGILPEPAPFVRVSGYGESNIEYTVRVWCKTADYWTVYYDLMEAVGAAFDAHGVSMSYPQMNVHVLDTPESTKRD, encoded by the coding sequence TTGAATACGGACACCTATCAGAACGCGCTCGAATCCACGAAAGACAGCATCGAGGACGTGAACAGCGCCATCGGCTTCAGCCTCGGCAATCTCACGCTCGAAAAGCTCATCACCTCCGCCATCACGCTCGTGATCTGCGTGCTCGTCATCTGGCTCGTCATGCGCGTCGCGCGGCGCATCTCGGCGCACTCGCGGCTGTCGGAGAGCCTGAGCAGGTTCATCCTCAAGGTGCTCAAGATCGCGCTGGAGTTCATGGCCATCCTCATCGTGGCCGACAGTCTTGGCTTTAACGTTACGGCGCTGCTGGCCGTGTTCAGCCTGCTCGGCCTGGCTTTGTCGCTCTCGGTGCAAAACTGTCTGTCAAACGCCATGAGCGGCATCACCATCCTGCTCACGCGGCCGTTCGAGGACGACGATTTCGTCGAGGCCGGCGACGTGAGCGGCACCGTCAAGGACATCGGTCTGATCTATACGCAGCTGTGCACGCTGGATAACAAGGACATTTACGTGCCGAACAGCGACCTCTCCGCGTCCAAGATCGTCAACTACAGCCGCGAGCCGCAGCGGCGCGTGGATCTGACCTTCGGCGCGGACTATACCTGCCGCCCGGAGCAGGTAAAGGCGGCGCTGCACAACGCCGTGTCGCTCGTGTCCGGCATCCTGCCGGAGCCGGCGCCGTTCGTGCGCGTGTCGGGCTACGGGGAGAGCAATATTGAGTATACGGTGCGCGTCTGGTGCAAAACGGCCGATTACTGGACCGTGTATTATGACCTCATGGAGGCCGTCGGAGCGGCATTTGACGCGCACGGCGTGTCCATGTCCTACCCGCAGATGAACGTGCACGTGCTCGATACGCCGGAAAGTACAAAAAGGGATTGA
- the rpsF gene encoding 30S ribosomal protein S6: MAKTTEKYELMYIINPNLSEEETAAVVEKFKALVEQNGTLEEMEEMGKRKLAYEINYISEGYYVLVKFTSGPDFPAELDRVLGITDGILRSLITRRPE; the protein is encoded by the coding sequence ATGGCAAAAACCACCGAAAAGTACGAACTGATGTATATCATCAACCCCAATCTGTCGGAGGAAGAGACTGCAGCAGTCGTCGAGAAGTTCAAGGCGCTTGTCGAGCAGAACGGCACGCTGGAGGAAATGGAGGAGATGGGTAAGCGCAAGCTCGCTTACGAGATCAACTACATTTCTGAGGGCTACTACGTGCTCGTCAAGTTCACCAGCGGCCCGGATTTCCCGGCCGAGCTGGATCGTGTGCTGGGCATCACGGACGGTATTCTCCGCTCCCTGATCACCCGTCGCCCGGAATAA
- the ssb gene encoding single-stranded DNA-binding protein codes for MLNHIVLMGRLTRDPELRYTQSQIPVASFRLAVDRDFGGRDGGERQTDFIDIVAWRSTAEFVSKYFTKGSMAAVSGRLQIREWTDREGGKRTTAEVVADNVYFGESKRRDGGDTSRPAAPSASAPAHRGSYGGYDNVPQGGSAFSELDDDDGDLPF; via the coding sequence ATGCTGAACCACATTGTGCTCATGGGCCGTCTGACCCGTGACCCCGAGCTTCGTTATACCCAGTCCCAGATTCCCGTGGCGTCGTTCCGGCTGGCGGTCGACCGTGATTTCGGCGGCCGTGACGGCGGCGAGCGGCAGACGGACTTCATCGACATTGTCGCCTGGAGAAGCACGGCGGAGTTTGTCTCCAAGTACTTCACCAAGGGCAGCATGGCCGCCGTGAGCGGCCGTCTGCAGATCCGCGAATGGACTGACCGCGAAGGCGGAAAGCGCACGACCGCGGAGGTCGTGGCGGACAATGTCTACTTCGGCGAGAGCAAGCGCCGCGACGGCGGCGATACGTCTCGCCCGGCAGCGCCGAGCGCATCGGCCCCGGCTCATCGCGGCAGCTATGGCGGATATGACAATGTCCCCCAGGGCGGCAGCGCATTTTCCGAGCTGGACGACGATGACGGCGATCTGCCGTTCTGA
- the rpsR gene encoding 30S ribosomal protein S18, with product MAFDRDKSKNRKRRKVCQFCVDKCTYIDYKDTAKLRRFLSERSKILPRRTTGTCAMHQRELTEAIKRARQIALLPYVTD from the coding sequence TTGGCTTTTGACAGAGATAAGAGCAAGAACCGCAAACGCAGAAAAGTTTGCCAGTTCTGTGTGGACAAGTGCACTTATATCGACTACAAAGACACCGCGAAGCTTCGCCGCTTCCTGTCCGAGCGCAGCAAGATCCTGCCGCGCCGCACGACCGGTACCTGCGCGATGCATCAGCGCGAGCTCACCGAGGCCATCAAGAGAGCGCGTCAGATCGCCCTCCTGCCGTACGTGACCGACTGA
- a CDS encoding LysR family transcriptional regulator: MELRLLTTFLKVAQLQSFSKAAESLGYSQSAVTVQVQQLENELGVRLFDRIGKTVSITHYGQEFIPYARDVVSAAARAVSFTVQERDLTGTLRIGTIESIMTASFGEILPLYHEHCPHVNTQLIEGDTKTLSDMLMHNEVDLIYTLDDMGYDAQRIKLFECPQEIVIVASPKHPFAAAKQLKLADLVNEPFVLMPQFNSYRHQFDMELAHQKLSIRPFLELESTSMVMQLLEHNPYLSVLPRYTARRRAEEGRLAILPVTDCHMEQWSQLVHHRDKVLTPQIRAMVSVIAQVENIPLHLGD, encoded by the coding sequence ATGGAACTTCGTTTGCTGACCACGTTTTTAAAGGTCGCGCAGCTACAGAGCTTCTCCAAGGCCGCAGAATCTCTGGGGTATTCCCAGTCTGCCGTTACGGTGCAGGTCCAGCAGCTCGAAAACGAGCTGGGCGTGCGCCTGTTTGACCGCATCGGAAAAACCGTATCCATCACTCACTACGGGCAGGAGTTCATCCCCTACGCGCGCGATGTCGTGTCGGCCGCGGCGCGCGCCGTGTCGTTCACGGTGCAGGAGCGCGATCTGACCGGCACGCTGCGCATCGGCACGATCGAATCCATCATGACGGCCAGCTTCGGAGAGATCCTGCCGCTGTATCATGAGCACTGTCCGCATGTGAACACGCAGCTGATCGAGGGCGACACGAAAACGCTCTCGGATATGCTCATGCACAATGAAGTCGATCTGATCTACACGCTCGACGACATGGGTTACGACGCGCAGCGGATCAAGCTGTTCGAGTGTCCGCAGGAGATCGTCATCGTCGCCAGTCCCAAGCACCCGTTCGCCGCCGCCAAGCAGCTCAAGCTGGCCGACCTCGTCAATGAGCCGTTCGTGCTCATGCCGCAGTTCAACAGCTATCGCCACCAGTTCGACATGGAGCTGGCGCACCAGAAGCTGTCGATCCGGCCGTTTCTGGAGCTGGAGAGCACAAGCATGGTCATGCAGCTGCTCGAGCACAACCCCTATCTGTCCGTGCTGCCGCGCTACACGGCGCGCCGCCGCGCGGAAGAGGGCCGGCTTGCCATTCTGCCGGTCACGGACTGCCACATGGAGCAGTGGAGCCAGCTGGTGCACCACCGCGACAAGGTGCTCACGCCGCAGATCCGCGCCATGGTCTCCGTTATCGCGCAGGTCGAGAACATCCCGCTGCACCTCGGGGACTGA
- a CDS encoding InlB B-repeat-containing protein translates to MKKRLLSLLLVLAMVFSLMPAALAADKPSFQSFFESVPANAETEPGSPNSTNKWKVASLGGDYVLKSGGAGKSRARSTLQLTFTADAELTFEYKVSSEPNYDYFTITYDGAEKVKESGDLGWKTYTLSAESGKVLTLTYAKDGSGDKFDDCVYVRNFTAGKATVVTFHANGGVGADYTQNFYGQAALKLNAFTKADGVFAGWATTPDGEVAYTDGAKLNPTEAMDLYAVWTPAYTVTFAYNDGTTADTTVAIACDTAIGAGAIPQPTRTGYTFGGWFAGDTALTADTVIADDTTYTAAWTANTYTVQYLPNGGTGEMAAQTFTYDAEQALTANAFTRAGYDFRGWNTSASGSSVQYTDGAAVKNLSAENNAVVKLYAVWAGQPVQVTVDRNDGSEPTVRTGVVGYNYNYIYEKGSARYNQIPDPTRTGYIFLGWFDAPEGGTEITNQTKFADATPVTLYAHWQEGITVHFDGNGYKGKISDKTVRKDAVGKNLPYLSEYSYPANKALDGWYTAKEGGERVTQDTVFTEPEITLYAHWRDYQYQVEFNVRYSDKSSVTGEMATVAVPFGVDYKLPACTFQREGYKFAGWSESSYDTTVKYADQATIHRDFEDGDWDDGSEDNEIYKLYAVWTKDVFGIAFDAVAAALPADGTIRTADALTLPTSGDGYTITYTSSAPAVLAADGTVTLPASGVQTVTLTATVTDTDGTVKTRDYTLTVYSAAAAAAEARLAQAAQTLGETFEPAYGKDTNAADALAALLASKGYDDVTVTVKAAAGDAKASIDADGTIHYYFDAGMSSRSSYFYATFVLSLDGASVEKEVYVHITWDLARAQAVLQAELDRITLPTEPVTSLTLPRYPVKEGIDPSQVDYSKYDNFNTWATVTWTSANDQIVKVGSAPYTPYYAPYATTLTRTAADQQVTLTASIVCNSIEGLTLTKAFTVTVAASQESQATLREQLQAKLDAGFAAYGGLRDAVTGEVLEERDGKYIAANDIHFPTTGDFGVDGKYTPVIITSSDADTIVPPGVNNAARVEVYRPLPGEDAKDVTVTVTIKDKETGIAVSRDFVIAVQPLTQQEIDDELALMAEVKAHYFDGIRNGNPDPEHITGNLHAFREAYLDADGQLVWVYDVDDQANHGIVPSELPGWQASERWRLFRSTNPAVISHENLLVTRATEHKAVTIVSELSSETLGKYAARYPDNADFQALSHQAVSARLIVRGTAPTSDEPQVTTSTVTFQLHTDTDMWIQPTVVYDQPEGTTAMDVFRQVLTANGYTYEAKGSYVQAVIKPDGTKVAEFSKGPNSGWVFRVNGEFPDVAMQDYQLSDGDVIEVLFIANYMDEPGLFLPFTDVNNHWAYSAIKRVYNRGLMLGVSDTRFAPNQALSRAMLVTVLYRLADEPDVTADNPFTDVPAGQWYTNAVIWAAANGIVSGFGDGTFRPNEPATRAQAAVMLCGYAKLAGRDTTQRADLSAYADAAEIPSWALAEMQWANAAQLIRGRSDTILAPNAGTTRAEMAKILSTFIGK, encoded by the coding sequence ATGAAAAAACGGTTACTGTCCCTGCTGCTGGTGCTGGCAATGGTGTTCAGCCTCATGCCGGCGGCACTGGCGGCGGACAAGCCGAGCTTCCAGAGCTTCTTTGAAAGCGTCCCGGCCAACGCCGAGACGGAGCCCGGCTCCCCGAACAGCACGAACAAATGGAAAGTGGCCTCGTTGGGCGGGGACTATGTGCTCAAGTCCGGCGGAGCCGGAAAAAGCAGAGCCAGAAGCACCCTGCAGTTGACCTTTACCGCAGACGCAGAGCTCACATTTGAGTACAAGGTCTCGTCCGAGCCCAATTACGACTACTTCACCATCACCTATGACGGGGCGGAAAAGGTCAAAGAGAGCGGCGACCTCGGCTGGAAGACCTACACGCTCTCGGCCGAGTCCGGCAAGGTGCTGACGCTGACCTATGCAAAGGACGGCAGCGGCGACAAATTCGACGACTGCGTCTATGTCCGCAACTTCACGGCGGGCAAGGCCACGGTCGTCACCTTCCACGCCAACGGCGGCGTGGGCGCCGACTACACGCAGAATTTCTACGGTCAGGCCGCGCTCAAGCTCAACGCCTTCACGAAGGCGGACGGCGTGTTCGCCGGCTGGGCGACAACACCGGACGGGGAAGTTGCTTACACCGACGGCGCGAAGCTCAACCCCACGGAGGCGATGGATCTCTACGCCGTCTGGACGCCGGCGTACACCGTCACCTTTGCCTATAACGACGGCACAACAGCCGACACCACGGTCGCCATCGCGTGCGACACGGCCATCGGCGCCGGCGCCATCCCGCAGCCGACGCGCACCGGCTATACGTTCGGCGGCTGGTTCGCCGGCGACACCGCGCTGACGGCGGACACGGTCATTGCGGACGACACGACCTATACGGCCGCGTGGACGGCCAACACCTACACCGTGCAGTACCTGCCCAACGGCGGCACGGGCGAGATGGCCGCGCAGACCTTCACCTATGACGCCGAGCAGGCGCTGACGGCTAACGCCTTCACCCGCGCGGGCTACGACTTCCGCGGCTGGAACACCTCTGCTTCCGGCAGCAGCGTGCAGTATACCGACGGCGCGGCCGTCAAGAACCTGAGCGCGGAGAACAACGCTGTCGTGAAGCTCTACGCCGTCTGGGCCGGTCAGCCGGTGCAGGTGACGGTGGATCGCAACGACGGCTCCGAGCCGACCGTGCGCACCGGCGTTGTGGGCTATAACTATAACTACATCTACGAAAAGGGCAGCGCCCGCTACAACCAGATCCCCGATCCCACCCGCACGGGCTACATCTTCCTCGGCTGGTTCGACGCGCCGGAGGGCGGCACGGAGATTACCAACCAGACCAAGTTCGCCGACGCCACGCCCGTGACGCTCTATGCGCACTGGCAGGAGGGCATCACCGTCCATTTTGACGGCAACGGCTACAAGGGCAAGATCTCGGACAAGACCGTGCGCAAGGATGCCGTCGGCAAGAATCTGCCCTACCTGTCGGAGTACAGCTACCCGGCCAACAAGGCGCTCGACGGCTGGTATACCGCCAAAGAGGGCGGCGAGCGCGTGACGCAGGACACGGTCTTCACCGAACCCGAGATCACGCTCTATGCCCACTGGAGAGACTATCAGTATCAGGTCGAATTTAACGTTCGATACAGCGACAAGAGCAGCGTGACCGGCGAGATGGCCACCGTGGCCGTCCCGTTCGGCGTGGACTACAAACTGCCTGCCTGCACGTTCCAGCGCGAGGGCTACAAGTTTGCCGGCTGGAGCGAGTCGTCTTATGACACGACGGTCAAGTATGCCGATCAGGCGACCATCCACCGTGATTTTGAAGACGGCGACTGGGACGACGGCAGCGAAGACAACGAGATCTACAAGCTCTATGCCGTCTGGACGAAGGATGTTTTCGGCATCGCGTTTGACGCGGTAGCAGCCGCGCTGCCGGCCGACGGTACCATCCGCACCGCGGATGCGCTCACGCTGCCCACGAGCGGTGACGGCTATACGATCACCTATACCAGCAGCGCCCCGGCGGTGCTGGCTGCCGACGGCACGGTCACGCTGCCGGCCTCCGGCGTGCAGACCGTGACGCTCACCGCCACGGTTACGGACACTGACGGCACGGTAAAGACGCGCGACTATACGCTCACGGTCTATTCGGCTGCGGCCGCCGCGGCCGAGGCGCGCCTTGCGCAGGCGGCGCAGACGCTGGGCGAAACGTTTGAGCCGGCCTACGGCAAGGATACGAACGCGGCCGACGCCCTTGCCGCGCTGCTGGCGTCCAAGGGCTACGACGATGTGACCGTCACGGTCAAGGCCGCCGCGGGCGACGCGAAGGCCTCCATTGACGCCGACGGCACGATCCATTATTACTTCGATGCCGGCATGAGCAGCCGCAGCAGCTATTTCTACGCGACGTTTGTCCTCAGTCTGGACGGCGCCAGCGTGGAAAAAGAAGTCTATGTGCACATCACCTGGGATCTGGCGCGCGCGCAGGCCGTGCTGCAGGCGGAGCTGGATCGCATCACGCTCCCGACCGAGCCGGTCACGTCTCTGACGCTGCCGCGCTACCCGGTCAAGGAAGGCATCGACCCGTCGCAGGTCGATTACAGCAAGTACGACAACTTCAACACCTGGGCGACCGTCACCTGGACGAGCGCCAACGACCAGATCGTCAAGGTCGGCTCGGCACCCTACACGCCGTACTACGCGCCCTACGCCACGACGCTCACCCGCACCGCGGCAGACCAGCAGGTGACGCTCACGGCGTCCATCGTCTGCAACAGCATTGAGGGACTGACGCTGACGAAGGCCTTTACCGTGACGGTGGCCGCCTCGCAGGAATCGCAGGCGACGCTGCGCGAGCAGCTTCAGGCCAAGCTCGACGCGGGCTTTGCCGCCTATGGCGGTCTGCGCGATGCCGTGACCGGCGAGGTCCTGGAGGAGCGCGACGGCAAGTACATCGCCGCCAACGACATCCACTTCCCGACAACGGGTGATTTCGGCGTGGACGGCAAGTATACCCCGGTCATCATCACGAGCAGCGATGCGGACACCATCGTGCCCCCCGGCGTGAACAACGCCGCGCGCGTGGAGGTCTACCGTCCGCTGCCCGGCGAGGATGCCAAGGACGTCACCGTCACCGTGACGATCAAGGATAAGGAGACCGGCATCGCCGTCTCGCGCGATTTTGTCATCGCCGTCCAGCCGCTCACGCAGCAGGAGATCGACGACGAGCTCGCGCTTATGGCCGAGGTCAAGGCGCATTACTTTGACGGTATCCGCAATGGCAATCCCGATCCCGAGCACATTACCGGCAACCTGCACGCCTTCCGCGAGGCGTATCTGGACGCCGACGGCCAGCTCGTCTGGGTGTACGACGTTGACGATCAGGCCAACCACGGCATTGTCCCCTCGGAGCTGCCGGGCTGGCAGGCCAGCGAGCGGTGGCGCCTGTTCCGCTCGACGAATCCGGCCGTCATCAGCCACGAAAACCTGCTCGTAACGCGCGCGACGGAGCATAAGGCCGTCACGATTGTCAGCGAGCTCTCGAGTGAGACGCTCGGCAAGTATGCCGCGCGCTACCCGGACAATGCCGACTTCCAGGCGCTGAGCCATCAGGCCGTTTCCGCGCGCCTGATCGTCCGCGGCACCGCACCCACGAGCGACGAGCCGCAGGTCACGACCAGCACCGTCACCTTCCAGCTGCACACAGACACCGACATGTGGATCCAGCCGACCGTCGTCTACGACCAGCCCGAGGGCACGACGGCGATGGATGTGTTCCGGCAGGTGCTCACGGCCAACGGCTACACCTATGAGGCGAAGGGAAGCTATGTGCAGGCCGTCATCAAGCCGGACGGCACGAAAGTGGCCGAGTTCAGCAAGGGACCCAATTCCGGCTGGGTCTTTCGCGTCAACGGGGAGTTCCCGGACGTTGCCATGCAAGACTACCAGCTCTCGGACGGCGACGTGATCGAGGTGCTCTTCATTGCCAACTATATGGACGAGCCGGGGCTGTTCCTGCCGTTTACCGATGTAAACAACCACTGGGCGTACAGCGCGATCAAGCGCGTGTATAACCGCGGCCTCATGCTCGGCGTGAGCGACACGCGCTTTGCGCCGAACCAGGCGCTCAGCCGCGCCATGCTCGTGACCGTCCTCTACCGCTTGGCGGACGAACCGGATGTGACGGCGGATAACCCGTTCACGGACGTTCCGGCCGGTCAGTGGTACACGAACGCCGTGATCTGGGCGGCGGCCAACGGCATCGTCAGCGGCTTCGGCGACGGTACGTTCCGGCCGAACGAGCCGGCCACGCGCGCACAGGCAGCGGTCATGCTGTGCGGGTACGCGAAGCTTGCCGGACGCGACACGACGCAGCGCGCGGATCTGTCCGCGTATGCGGACGCGGCGGAGATCCCGTCCTGGGCGCTGGCGGAGATGCAGTGGGCGAACGCCGCACAGCTCATCCGCGGCCGCAGCGACACGATCCTTGCCCCGAACGCCGGGACGACCCGTGCCGAGATGGCCAAGATTCTCAGCACATTCATCGGCAAATAA
- a CDS encoding class I SAM-dependent methyltransferase, with protein sequence MIERSDVISFFDRCAPDWDAEMIRNEPVIRTILDNADIRAGVDVLDVACGTGVLFPDYLARDVHSVTGVDIAPEMARRAAEKFPDARVTVLCGDIETVPLPQQFDRCMVYNAFPHFPNPARLIAHLATLLKPGGRLSVAHGMSRAMLDRHHAGAASTVSVSLISETELAALMAPYFDVDVVISDDRMYQVCGTKK encoded by the coding sequence ATGATTGAACGCAGTGACGTCATTTCGTTTTTCGACCGCTGCGCCCCGGACTGGGACGCGGAAATGATCCGCAACGAGCCGGTCATCCGCACCATTCTCGACAATGCGGACATCCGCGCGGGCGTGGACGTGCTCGACGTGGCCTGCGGAACGGGCGTGCTCTTCCCGGACTATCTGGCGCGGGACGTGCACAGCGTCACCGGTGTGGACATTGCCCCGGAAATGGCCCGGCGCGCCGCCGAAAAGTTCCCGGATGCGCGCGTGACCGTGCTCTGCGGCGACATTGAGACCGTGCCGCTCCCGCAGCAGTTTGACCGCTGCATGGTCTACAATGCTTTCCCGCACTTTCCCAATCCGGCGCGCCTGATCGCGCATCTGGCGACGCTGCTCAAGCCAGGCGGCCGCCTGTCCGTCGCGCACGGTATGAGCCGCGCCATGCTCGACCGGCATCACGCGGGCGCGGCCAGCACGGTCTCTGTCTCCCTCATCAGCGAGACGGAGCTCGCCGCGCTCATGGCCCCGTATTTTGACGTGGACGTCGTCATCTCGGACGACCGGATGTATCAGGTCTGCGGCACGAAAAAATAA
- a CDS encoding ECF transporter S component, whose protein sequence is MSTVKKSIITAVCIALCYVLPLLFHGIQGAGQVFCPMHIPVFLCGLVCGWQFGLLCGLAGPALSSALCGMPPVSILPSMMIELAVYGLIAGIMMRCVRTRHVYADLYISLIVAIVAGRVVNGLVNALIFARGSYSMATWVAGSVVKSWPGTVIQLVFIPSIVFALMKARLIPERYPKEVPADD, encoded by the coding sequence ATGTCTACCGTCAAAAAATCCATCATCACCGCCGTGTGCATCGCCCTGTGCTATGTGCTGCCGCTGCTGTTTCACGGCATTCAGGGCGCTGGCCAGGTCTTCTGCCCGATGCACATCCCCGTCTTTCTGTGCGGCCTCGTGTGCGGCTGGCAGTTCGGCCTGCTGTGCGGTCTGGCCGGCCCCGCGCTCTCGAGCGCACTGTGCGGCATGCCCCCGGTGAGCATCCTGCCGTCGATGATGATCGAGCTGGCCGTCTACGGCCTGATCGCCGGCATCATGATGCGCTGCGTGCGCACGCGCCACGTGTACGCCGACCTCTATATCAGCCTCATCGTCGCCATCGTCGCCGGCCGCGTTGTCAACGGTCTGGTCAATGCGCTCATCTTCGCGCGCGGCAGCTACTCCATGGCCACGTGGGTCGCGGGCTCCGTCGTCAAGAGCTGGCCCGGCACCGTCATCCAGCTCGTGTTCATTCCGAGCATCGTGTTCGCGCTCATGAAGGCACGCCTCATCCCCGAGCGCTACCCAAAGGAGGTACCTGCCGATGATTGA
- a CDS encoding energy-coupling factor transporter transmembrane protein EcfT encodes MREHLTGQFTPGTSILHRLDARAKFFGFLILIVATVCTDAWLGYALLLAVTAAIVAICGLPLRTALASVARMGWFFLLIFVMNALFFATDDAIWHWWILTLSVPGIVQGAQVTVRLALILVMSNVLTCTTPPLEITGAIQTLLSPLQLVRLPVEDIAMILSVAVQFIPTLLEETDTIRKAQIARGARFESRRLHERAQAMLPLIVPIFLSAFKRADELAMAMEARGYRGARGRTRKKSVPLPLSGWGALALCALVCAAEILL; translated from the coding sequence ATGAGGGAACACCTGACCGGGCAGTTCACTCCTGGCACCTCGATCCTGCACCGGCTGGACGCGCGGGCGAAGTTTTTCGGCTTTCTCATCCTTATCGTCGCCACCGTGTGCACGGACGCCTGGCTCGGCTATGCGCTGCTGCTCGCCGTCACGGCCGCCATCGTGGCCATTTGCGGCCTGCCGCTGCGCACCGCGCTCGCGTCCGTGGCGCGCATGGGCTGGTTTTTCCTGCTCATCTTTGTGATGAACGCCCTGTTTTTCGCCACCGACGACGCCATCTGGCACTGGTGGATCCTCACGCTGTCCGTGCCCGGCATCGTGCAGGGCGCGCAGGTGACGGTGCGGCTCGCGCTCATCCTCGTGATGAGCAACGTGCTCACGTGCACGACGCCGCCGCTCGAGATCACCGGCGCGATCCAGACGCTGCTCAGCCCGCTGCAGCTCGTGCGGCTGCCGGTCGAGGACATTGCGATGATCCTGTCCGTCGCCGTGCAGTTCATCCCGACGCTGCTCGAGGAGACCGACACCATCCGCAAGGCGCAGATCGCGCGCGGCGCGCGCTTTGAAAGCCGCCGCCTGCACGAGCGCGCACAGGCCATGCTGCCGCTGATCGTGCCGATCTTCCTCAGCGCCTTCAAGCGTGCCGACGAGCTCGCCATGGCCATGGAGGCCCGCGGCTACCGCGGCGCGCGCGGCCGCACCCGAAAAAAGTCCGTTCCCCTGCCCCTGAGCGGCTGGGGCGCGCTTGCGCTGTGCGCCCTTGTGTGCGCAGCGGAAATACTCCTGTAA
- a CDS encoding ATP-binding cassette domain-containing protein: protein MPITVTNLTCVYGAGTPFETTALRDVSVTVENGSFVGILGRTGCGKSTLIQIMAGLLTPTAGTVMLDGQDIHARRYDRSILRRKVGIVFQYPECQLFETTVEKDVAFGLKHSGLSAAEKQARVRWALETVGFSFEKVHDQPPMGLSGGEKRRVAIAGVLATKPEYLILDEPIAGLDPLGREAFLQLITELNRGGMTILMVSHNADCLGAYARRLLVLEDGQLVRDGTPEEIYADLDWMRAHRLGVPQSRTAAALLKQGGLDIPQDIASYDALLAAVLRAKGGGHP, encoded by the coding sequence ATGCCGATCACAGTAACGAATCTGACGTGTGTCTACGGCGCGGGGACACCCTTTGAGACCACTGCGCTGCGCGATGTGTCCGTCACGGTCGAAAACGGCAGCTTCGTCGGCATCCTCGGCCGCACCGGCTGCGGCAAGTCCACGCTCATCCAGATCATGGCCGGCCTGCTCACGCCGACGGCCGGCACCGTCATGCTCGACGGGCAGGACATCCACGCCCGCCGCTATGACCGCAGCATCCTGCGGCGCAAGGTCGGCATCGTGTTCCAGTACCCGGAGTGCCAGCTCTTTGAGACGACCGTGGAAAAGGACGTGGCCTTCGGCCTGAAGCACAGCGGCCTGAGCGCCGCCGAAAAGCAGGCGCGCGTGCGCTGGGCGCTCGAGACCGTGGGCTTCTCGTTCGAGAAAGTCCACGACCAGCCGCCGATGGGCCTCTCCGGCGGGGAGAAGCGGCGCGTGGCCATCGCGGGCGTGCTGGCGACGAAGCCGGAGTATCTGATTCTTGACGAGCCGATCGCGGGGCTCGATCCGCTCGGCCGCGAGGCGTTTTTGCAGCTCATCACCGAGCTCAACCGCGGCGGCATGACCATCCTCATGGTCTCGCACAACGCCGACTGTCTGGGCGCGTATGCCCGGCGGCTGCTCGTGCTGGAGGATGGGCAGCTCGTGCGCGACGGCACGCCGGAGGAGATCTACGCCGACCTCGACTGGATGCGCGCGCACCGGCTGGGCGTGCCGCAGAGCCGCACCGCCGCCGCCCTGCTGAAGCAGGGCGGGCTGGACATTCCGCAGGACATCGCAAGCTATGACGCGCTGCTCGCGGCCGTGCTGCGCGCGAAGGGCGGTGGCCACCCATGA